The Dreissena polymorpha isolate Duluth1 chromosome 2, UMN_Dpol_1.0, whole genome shotgun sequence nucleotide sequence TTATTTCGCTAAATTGCAGACAATGATTTTTTTGCAGAACATGTTAAAATTGTATCCCTTGTATTGTATATGCGTTTCGCGTGTCCTGTTGCAAATCAATGGAATAATCACTACTGTTTACGCACATATTTCTGTACGTTATTGCTTCGATATAGTTATTTGACATTAttcaacaaatttataattaaatacgcGGTACAATATTTAAACGAAGTCTTTCCTGACGAAGCGATTAGAACTTCTTCCAAAAGGGATTGCTATCAACCGTTATTGACTCGGTTGCATTTTATTCCCCAAAGGTTTTGTGTTCCTCTTTACAtaacattttctaaaataaagGCTTCTTTCTGCAGTTTTTTTTCTGTTGCTTGATTTGAATTTGTCAAATTGATActtaaatttgtaaataaacacaGGGCCGCCTCACTCTGTAACAAATTTGTACCGATCTAGAATTATAAATGAACCTAAAACATGTGAATAAACATGTGTGAGATACGAGAAAGCCTCTCTTTGATTATTGTGCTAATGAACTCTGTCTTGCTCTTGATAATATTAGGACCAATTATGTACAGCGATCTCTATCAGTCGAATGCCCCAATTAAAAATATTGTCTAATACAtgtagtatttattatttaagaaacaCATGTGCTAATTGAAACAAACAATATGTCTAATCTAAAAGCAAACGGTGATTCAAATTTTGGCCGTTTGTTCATGTGTTCTTACAACATTTGGATACTCACAATTCTCGTTACGTTGATTGCATCCAACATCTGAAGAACCCTTTGAATGATTTTACAAAAGAAATGGACTCATAATAATTcatttgtgtgttttgtgtgcCTTTGTCTCTTATTTTTAGTCATGTGGTCTATTTCCTTAAATATAGGACATAGATAAGTGATGCTACAAAGTACataaatatgttgtaatttttgTTCCACGTTGTTTGTAAGTGAACTGTTCagcaaataaattttattaatcCATAATACACATTACATAAAATGGTTCAACCAAAGAACTTAATATATGAGAGCCCTTTTACTGTTTAGATTTTTCTTAACGTCTTAATACAACACCTATAATACGAGGTATGAATAAtgccatattattattattattatgatttacaGTTCGTTTATTTTGATCTTTACAATTTGTAAccaagttttcatttattttaaggTACCGTTTGCTTATGTTGGTAAGTAAGCACACCATCTTTGCGTGTTTTATTCTATTTAaactattattcatttttattttctgcGTGTGTATTATGtaattcagtgacaaaaaacgatGATACATATAAGGATGTATGTAGCAGTGCTGTAATCAGTATGGCCTATACCTTGCAActgagaggtcccgggttcaatccccagtCGGGTGCCGTTCTCAGAATTTTTCCAATCACACCAAAACTAGTTCTTCaaaggaaacggactcaagagtgtCTCTCTAAGCCAATAGCTTAAGATGCAAACGAGCTTATAGGTTAGATTTATTCCATACAACTGCCGTGTCACAATGTGATATATTGCTCGAGTTGATTGCTTGATGTTGTTATTCTTGAATCAACATGGTTTCATGAAAGAAgtacaaacaatttaataaaaaaatgacaaaacaaaGAAATGGAATAAACggacaaaaataacaaaacaactatAAATAAgtaagtaaaaacaacaaataaatgcatCAAACATAATTGACAAGCAAGTGATCAGTTCTTGTTTTCTACCAACAGAGGATGTGGACATGCATCCAGAGGAGATATCCGGTTTATTCGAAGGTGATATTGACCTGATGCCCGGCGAGAACCCGCTGGTAAGTGTGCCATTGGAACGGATATGTTATAATGTTTTAACTCTGTTAAAgggtatttgtaaaaaaaactatgtTTGACGAACATTTAAGAAAAATCTAATGACCGTCACAAACCCTCTGATGGACAGTTAGGGAAACTTTGATTACGTGACCTATATCATACCATATGGGTGCACACATGTGATATACATTTGTGAAAATTAAAAAGGATTAATTTCTTTACATGGAATACATTTttcatactgaacctctttttTGTAAGCATTAACATCTTATTTGGATATGAATTTTTATATCCTGCTGCCCAAAATTTGCGATCATTGGAACCATATTCAGTACTTATGTGCAAACTATATAGTAATTTAGAAAAAGAAACATATCTTTCATAGCTACATGAAGAATAACGCACTCTTACAATAACTCACTGATAAAAAACAAGCCCTCGCCATCTAGTTGTGATATCTGTGCGAGAGTAGTTTATCTAGTGTGAAGTTTGGACCTTGACATTAAACAGGACACATGTAATATGTTTGCTTAACGTATCTGATTGTTTTGGCGTTATTGTCCTCTTTCTTGCCATTACATCAAGACATTGAGTCTGGAATACAGTCAAAAGTATTTGGTGCAATGTTTGTACTTATTTGACAAGGGAGAAGTTCCACTTGTTTCATGTGTGCATTCTTGCGCAAACAATAAGACAGACAAAAACTTGTACAGTAAAGAGTGTTTTTTGGGGGAAATCTGTTATGTGGAATAATTTCTATATGATCACTTAGTAAAATCTTTAAACGTAGTGAAAATCACACTTATTATTTGCTCATTCTCTTTTTGTCAGTAGTTACACGCATTGACTGTAAGATAAATTGTGTCAATACATTCAGTAAATTacgaatacaaatatttaaatataagccTATGCATAATATTAAATAAGTATAAAAGTCACATTAACGTCAAACACAATACACAATTTGCGTCAATTAACGTCATTACACAAGTATATAACAGTTGTAGAATTGACGTaagtcatgtttaaaaaaatcattgagtaTAAACAGTACTATTTGTTATATAGACTATATTAATACTGATACTCCTAACCATTCATTCACACTTTCCTTAAAAAACTTATTCTTTTGATAATACGTGCCTGTTCTTGATATATTAAGAAATGTTGATTCTAAAccaatataataatgtttatatacgCGTAGAAAGTACACTTTAAATGGTCCAATCGCAACCTGAAGgaattatatatataagaaatgtgcgtgtgtgtgtgtgtgtgcgtatgtGTATGATACTTAATAATCGGTATTTAATACGTCGTACATCGAAAGTCGGACAGTTTGTTTGCAAGGAATCTAGACGAAAGTTTTGATTTACATATGCACTACCTTTTCAATTTCATTCAATGTATGAGTTGTAAATTTCGGAATCCAataaagtgtatttttattttcgttttcgcATCAGATTGACATCAAAATTGGTTAAACCGCACACTGTAGGACTTTAATTTTTAAGAGATTTTTCTTTCTAGTCTACATTTTAAACATCGTCACTGAAAGCCGAAGGTTCCTTTTGTGTATCTGCAAGAAATCCAAACGAATGATTGTGTTTACAAAGGCACGACATTTTCTTTTTCTTCCCATTAACGAGTTGTCAATTGCCAACCAAATTAGGTATGTGTTAGCTAACTCGTTTTCGTGACACATTTAAGTCGAAATTGGCCATACCTCTGTTCCATTTCATGGCTTTTGTCATTCAAATACATGCATGCTAATTCGTGTTGTCTTATCACAGTCATTAGCTGCCAATTTTCAAATATAGCATTGGTAAATCACGATTGGGTCCTATTATTTGGATGTGTTACATGAGTATTTTCCTTTTCGATTTATAAACAATTGCATATTTACATGATTTAAAGTAATGACACTTTTGTCATATTTAACTGACTTACACACATTCTTGCTCGTAATTTGAATGGCATACATACACATATAGATACGTTGTACATAAACCTTATTTTGAAGATAAAATTACAGAATACATCTGTCTCCAAAACAAATAAGACATGCGTGCATACATTAAATACTATTCACTGCATTTATATTGCAATCAAATCCCTATCAGTTCTGCTGTTTCAAATCAAGCACACACATAgttaaaatgtacatcatttaattatACTTGTTATATCATTTGCAATACTCAAATGTTAATGCTATAAACTGTTTTATTCGAATATGTTCATGTGAAGATGTAGCTGTTACAGCATCTGAGGCTCAAACATCATTTTGTACAGCAACCTTTTACAACTCTTATTTTTGTCACATTGTATTTTTTAATGGACCTTTAACTAGTCCAGAGATATTTTATAATTCTTTAAGCACCGCAACGCCATCAATGATCGCAGGAGACGTTGGGCCAACGGTATTGTGCCGTACGAAATTTCCTCCACATATCGTAAGTGATGTTTAATAGCTCGCACGATCAATCatgtcaaatacatgtatttacaaaatacGCCGATAAAGAGATAATGATGCGAATACCTCCCATGTCCAAGACTCTTCATGTCGTAATATTTAAACGTAGCATAATAAAAACGGCACATGCGCAACACATTATCATACGAACGTTAATGTTTTCCTTGAAAAGTGTTGGTGTGGAGGAGTATCCTCATCGTAGAAGTTCATTTCTACTGACAGACGATCGGGTAGACATTTATATTGTCTCCAGTACACCCTATCTACTTACATGTTAAGCAATTTTATTCTCATTTTGTCAAGACATGTATTGAAAGGTATTGCCAAAAACGCCAAGTTTAAGCAATGTCTaagtacatttattaaatatgcgTGAGTAATTTATAAAGATCCCTACACAATATCTAATATGGTTACAACGAGGTACAAAAACATGTTATGTGCACCACATCCCCTAATTTAGGGGTAAGGGTAGAGAGAAATCTAAGGTGTTATAGATGTAATGGGCCAATACACAGGATTTCAGTATGCCTGGTATATGGGTTGGAGAAGAATTGTTTATAGTCATGTTATGTGGGTAAGGAAAGAATTAATTAAAAGCTTTTAGATACGGATCAGCTAAAATTCTTTCTAAACATCAGCAGAGGCAGTGCAAGCATTTTTCACGAGGGTTTGCAGGATATTACCCAAAGTCATTAAATTAAAGATGTTTCCAATAGTATTACTAACTTTAACCCGCTATCGTTCAGGATACATGTTTGTCTTCCATGAGGATTTTCATGAGATGAACCGAATTCCTCTTAATAAGGATGTAACGAAGATTCTTTATAACCCCCAGCCGCGACTGTTCAGACCATCTTCAAACAGGCTATGGCGGAGATTGAAGAGAAGACCAAGGTCAACGGCAAGACGTGCATCCACTTCAAGCCACATGCTGGCGAACCCGGCTACGTTAAGTTCGTCACCGGAAACGGGTACTTCATTTTGCAATCCCCTACACtcattaaaattaataatctcATCGGCTACGTTCCCTTTAAAGTTTGGTGGTCTTTGATGTATTTTGCTCTACACTACATCATCTCTTACACATTGAATAAACAGATCACAATTGACCAAGAAAGGTTTTCGGAGCAAATCATGTGGTTTTAGTaaaaatatgtgaacattttgatatttaattgatatttaatgtttgaGTGTCCCTTTCAAGTGTTGAAACTGTATAAAACATGTGCAAGTCTGCCACATAACCTTTCCGCCACATAACCGCCCCTTTTGGCTCAGAAAGTAGGCTTATCCCGTATAATATTGTCACATGATCATCACAAAGCTAAACCTAACTATCAAAGCAAACTATcagtttcattatttttaatggcATTCTATTTGCATCAGTTCCTAAAGAATGCGTAAGTATgacaacattttaataaaacttattaaaaattatatactAATGGTATGTTCGCCAAAGGGGTTAGCAAATATTCACAACGTGAACCTTCAGCTGCACCAGCAGCACAAAACTTTCTTAAACCAGGTGGTATGTTATTTATGGCAGGGAATATATGGTCAAACAATGAGACACAACAGCCTTTAAAAAGACAGaatatataaaagtaaaacaatataacaattaGTTGAACAATATAGTGAAAACAGCAGTTTTAATTTGATTGTAGAAGTTTTAATCGGATTGTAGCAGTGCAtcagaaatacaaataaatttggacaattaattaaaaattacttTCGAAGTGAAGCGGGCCAAACCTTTTAAAAGGGcatgacaaaaatgaaaatggGCCTCAGTCATTGTTCGCAAAATCCCGTGTCTCcgatttaaatttatatttaaaaacgtttcttatgtttttttttatatttgctttGCTTTGCTTTCAATACTGATTTTCTTcggtattaaatacattttaagtgatattatgggcatttttcactgttgaattgagctgaaaagaataaacaggtcaaaagtgttagttaaaatgtggtaactgaccaattatctgcaactcatctttttaccagttgtttataaaaataatatatattatattcgatattttacatgaccgtttagtcctctaagccgagcggaactgtctttttattaggatcggagttagtgttcgtgtgttgtatgaacgaatctgcactaaaactcaatttagattcacatagtACATTTTTgtcatcagttgtcaaaacgaaagtacggttgatattcaaatgcattatttttctctttccgggatattgttttagtacgttgattctgcattaacaaaaataagtgtatatgatgtgaaaacaccaaaaatgaacaacggttgcgatagacacttatacatgcgcataatatcactttaattgagCAGATGTGTATGTTGAGAGCAGTCTCATATTTTATGTAAAGATAGTCACCAACAGTTAAGAAGTTTTACTTAGTTTAGATTAAAAGTTAATCATTTGATTATAAAACAAACGCAAACAACTACTAAAGTTTTTCGGCTATAAAATCTGCAACAATATTATAATTACCATTATACATATTTACTATTTCACTTACGTGGGGCTGTGCAATATATTCATTGGATTAAATTTTTACATAATGTATCGTTAAATTTTTTAACTATCACAACCATAACTTCAACAAACTGTTTGAAAAATCAACACAATTGTACAACAACTTCTTATTGACGGGCTTAacgtttttagaaaaaaaaactagaCTAGAAGTAATGCAAAACTATAAACGTTTCAACTTACGTTTGTTTTTTAGCTGCCATACGCCTGTCGGCTACATCGGACGTCAGTCGGACGTGACAATCGGTAACGGTTGCGAGCGCAAGGGCACCGTCATGCACGAACTTCTTCACGCGCTCGGCTTTTGGCACGAGCAGAGCAGGACAGACCGAGACAACTACGTCACAGTCCATCCGGAAAACATCCAGAAAGGTTAATATGTTAATGTTATCTTTATTTAGTGAGAAAGCTGGTGTTAGTCATTCTTACTAGTAGTCAGAAAATACAGTCAATTTACTTCTTAAATTAAAACCAAATATTGTTTTGGACGAGATAATTTGCTAACAAGTTACACAATATTAGTCGTTTGAgcaatatttgttgtcatttttatATAAGAAAACCTCAGCACCAATTTGCAAGTAATTCAAGAACAAATATGAAGTTAGTGAAACTCTTTTAGGAGGTCTACAAAATACTGGCAAAAGTTGCGTATTAGCAATTTATTGTCATCTTCACATTGAAAAAGTTATAAACGAAAGAAGAAATATTGCTTTATTAAGAATCTTTTAAATTAGAATGCCATTTATTCAATCGACTTTTGAACCATCCATTTACAAAGAAAGAGATAGATTAATTTGATCACTAATTTGACCCATTTATGcgtagcgtatagaaaaaaggccttgacaaaaaGCGTacacccatatgagacgccgcatcatgcggcgtctaatctgagtctacgctgtttgcataacataatttatgtaagaaatattctaaatatcgaaataaatatactagacatcgctAATTTTCGGAAttaaaattgatccaatttagaaggatgggagagtccattaggcataaatgggttaaagtctgACATACGTTCTAGCAACAACCATAACATTCAAATGGAGCGATAGTCATCTAGTCATCTTTCTACGCAATCCTCTCGGACAACGAACAGAAagaatttgagtcgcgttctgagaaaactgggtataatgcatgtacgtaaagtgtcgtcccacattagcaggtccgcacaggcttatgacatttttcatttaaatgaagtctgttcttagcaaaaatcaaatttaggcgaaaagcgtcgtccctgtttagcctgtttgtactgcacaggctaatctggggtgacactttacgcacatgcattatgccaagttttgtcagaacacgactcatctGGTTGTTAAATGTAACGGAAATGCTGAATATTTGCTCTTTCGATAAATTGCATTTGACTGCATCTTTAACATTACCTAGTGCGGTATGTGATTGttacaatattgtttttatgtttgtcgATAAAATCAAGATATATATTTTCAAACGTTTGCGCGGTGACAGTgaaatttgtttattattttagcGGCTGATACTATGTACTAAGTAGATTTAACTGCCATATATTCGCAGGTACCGAGGGAAACTTCAACAAGTACCCGACGGGCTACATCGATATGCTCGGTCAACCATATGACTATGGCAGCATTATGCACTACAGGTATGGTGCGAGTAAATGTTCAAATCATTCGTATTTACTAACTACCGTTATTTTAACCCTAATCACCGTTATTTTAACCCTAATCATGTTacagctaaaaatatatttagtcTTTTTCTTAATCTAGTATTAATACAACAATACGTTTACGATCATATAGATACAGCCTTCATGACATTTGAGGAACGTTTTCGATAAGCTAATCCTTCggaaatttattaattaacaCAATTCACATATGTATAGAATACATATTCTTTATAATATCGAAAAAATGCACCAAACCATACTATATAACACCATTTCATTATGCTGTATAATTCCTATATAAAGACGGTTTTCTAacagaataatttttttctgCTTTGACGGTCATTGTTTACGTCAGTcgataaactgttttttttttccggTGAACGCGTTAGACATAACATTATGAAATACAATTTTTGCTACAACACATCTTGATGTTGACTTTTATTCACTCATGAGCTAAAAAAATAAGAACATTCAATATTGTGCAATCTTAAGGAAACAAATGCTGTGACATATGCGCCTTATGGTTACGAGTTATTAAGGCATGGCAACCGGTTGTTACGTCTTGGCCAcgcaattataaataaaaatcaaacacattaCCATTCCTCTTTTCCGAATGATGTTAAGTTAACGGATAttgtaaatgcattttataatgttgtacgctttattttgctTACGCatcatacaaacaaaataaacattacaactcatTTGTACGAACAGATTATTCtctaaaaataaacgtttaaactTTAGGAAAATTGCACACTTTTGAATCCATTTAAATTGttgatattgtattatattttgttttaaagataatATGTCAACGTGAAACAATTTAAGTTACCgctgattttgtattttatcttATAGCGCCTATGCCTTTGCAATTGACCCACATAAAATGACCATCGAGCCCAAGCGGCCTGGAGTGACCATTGGTCAGCGAACAGCCCTGAGCCCTACGGACATTAAGGAGATCCAACTTTTGTACGACTGTATTGCCGCAGACCCTAATGGACACACGTCAGACCCATTCGTGACCGCCCCTCCCACGACTACCCCCGCCCCGCCCACCGGCTGTGAGTGTTTTCGTTTATCAATAAAAACCATACATTCGTATGAGCATCGTTGATTTTTATATTCATTCCATGCTTATTGACAAGGCAAAACGAATAGTGCATTTAATAGAAATACTTTAAACGTGACAAATAAAACGGAgttgttaaaaacaaatacaaataacaatatcATAAAAAGGTCGGAGATTAAACAAGAATGTTTTTGTAATATCTTTACAAGCTTATTTCAACACATGAATATCGTTCAGCCTAATGGATGAAAAgtcaaattgataaaaaaaagttaCGTGCTTACAACGGTTTCGTTCGAAAATTCAAAAATACTGTGATTTTACTACCATACTGTTCCACAACCCTTGACAAAACCTTCTTTTGTTAGGAGATCTGTTTTGCTTTGTTAGTTGGCATTACGTCGAGTTATATTGGCGTTATTTTGGGTGAATATGACATTGCGTTGGGTCAAACTGGCATCAAATGGAGTCATAATATGATATGGTTAAGTCATGTTAGCTTTTGGTTCTGTAACTTATACATTTGGTTGAGTGAATTGGCATCATGTTTGATCAAAAGGGCATAATGTTGGTTGAAAATGGCATCATGTAACGAAACATGCCAAGGTTTATCTCAACCATACGTACTCTCTTCGACACATGCATCAGACGAAATGCGACCCTACTTAAATGTATCAAAGAAGTGAAGCTGGTCATGTGATATTCTGTAAATGTTAATTGTACATAATCGTTAATGACATTCATTAATTCCGAAGCTGACGTTTGCACCTTCGAAACTGGTCTCTGCACGTGGACTAATTCGCACTCCGACACCATGGACTGGACACGTTACCATGGCTCAACGCCTTCGGCTAACACCGGCCCAACAACCGACTACACCGGCTCTACCTCACGTAAGCGAAGTTattagggaggcggaaaactacaacgatcgaggcatggtcaggggtgataaccccaaaaaagggttagggttaggggtcgggttagggttagggttgggttcgctcgttgtcgttttccgcctcccaagtTAATACGCCTAATTACACGGGTACGCTTTGCTCATCGCATCGATTACAAGTTACTTTTATATCTTATTTCTATTTGAGCATTGAGCTATAATATTTGAAACTActctgtagcgccgttaaatgtcgcatcgccgttatatgtcgcaggctacgagatttgtcgcaacgttgacgataaatgtcgcaaggaacgataaatgtcacaaatcctactgacgatatatgtcgcaactttaacgataaatgtcgcaaaaatttcaaccgCCGATATATGTcccaacattaacgataaatgtcgcacacctttgtaagtcatgttaaaaacgaaaacttgaagtaaaatgattAACACTTTAAGGTTATATTTAGAatacccgacgaggttctttgagccgacttccaccagaatggtcagtttttagttagtattgtccgaaatggttaATTGTGatcagtattttccataattgtcagttgcggtcagtattgtccgaaatggtcagttgtggtaaatattgacccaatcaattcttataattcttggctcgagtagccagttgttgatttcccagtgctaaatggactgctgttagattggccaaatgttgtgagatgtgataaaactgtaacattattacagcaacacaaattacgataaaattgttttgaatattgtatgttagttacatgactgtagtacatgtatcattatcttAGTTTATGTATTACTATTTTGCAGACGAACTGGCATATGCCGGAGTTtgtactggcatactgatgaactgactgaagaataatatgttctttttattttttcaatatcgttTCCTTCAATTAATGCTTAACATATAGGCAGCGGTATTCTATGTCGCCGATTCACTGGCTCGCTGCAGAGTATCAATCTAGTGAAAAATACCTCATCCTCGTTTATCAGTGAACTTAGCCTTTTGTTAGTTATTTCCTTTACTTTCATGAATATAAAAGTTGTTGGATAGTAACAGTGTCAAATATCATCCTCCGTAcacagtaattttgttttattagattCCCGATCCTTTGGAATTTGAACTCGTACTCCTTTAAACTAACCAATCACGAAAATGGCCgcatttactttaaataaataaatataaatggaatttgAACTCGTACTCCTTTAAACTAACCAATCACA carries:
- the LOC127868503 gene encoding astacin-like, whose amino-acid sequence is MLLVVFACVGFVVSVPLDNEVPFAYVEDVDMHPEEISGLFEGDIDLMPGENPLHRNAINDRRRRWANGIVPYEISSTYPATVQTIFKQAMAEIEEKTKVNGKTCIHFKPHAGEPGYVKFVTGNGCHTPVGYIGRQSDVTIGNGCERKGTVMHELLHALGFWHEQSRTDRDNYVTVHPENIQKGTEGNFNKYPTGYIDMLGQPYDYGSIMHYSAYAFAIDPHKMTIEPKRPGVTIGQRTALSPTDIKEIQLLYDCIAADPNGHTSDPFVTAPPTTTPAPPTGSDVCTFETGLCTWTNSHSDTMDWTRYHGSTPSANTGPTTDYTGSTSHYYLYLEATGHANKVARLDSKLYPGGDYCVDFYAHMHGSGIGSLYLNVKAGNQIIHLQSWSGEHGTLWAHIRLNAKVHTTGYFNFEFEGHTTSSQLGDIAIDDITIHPGNC